One window from the genome of Phormidium ambiguum IAM M-71 encodes:
- a CDS encoding SulP family inorganic anion transporter, whose translation MSIKLVNKINFWNLRGDLFGGLTAAIVALPLALAFGVSSGAGAIAGLYGAMFVGFFAALFGGTPAQVSGPTGPMTVVITTVIAALVARNPETGLTLAFTVIILGGAFQILFGVLRLGQYITLMPYTVISGFMSGIGVIIIFLEIPPLLGYESTGGVWGTLRQLPTYLSQPNLVAAGLGLLTLAIVFTAPAKLNRIIPSPLIALVVVTLISVVFFGKADVPRIGEIPTGLPRLRMPAFSPRELTEMFRYGLMLGVLGAIDSLLTSLVADSITRTQHDSDKELIGQGIGNCISGLFGGLPGAGATMRTVVNVQAGGKTPLSGMIHALVLLLVVLWAGPLTMVIPHAVLAGLLFKVGIDIIDWGFIKRAHHLSFKGTGLMYLVLVLTVFVDLITAVVVGVFIANMLTIKRLTDVQSNYVQAITEPTQSHNLIPGEKEILSQAEGDILLFQLGGSLSFGAAKIIAQRITIIKDYRALVLDLTDVPSIGVTAALAVETIVEDAIKRQRHVWIVVNSAQVKRRLETLKLQRFCSHIDSSKIEDGLTQSPQIRITENRFLALQSALAIVQPQGILIT comes from the coding sequence GTGTCAATAAAACTTGTCAATAAAATTAATTTTTGGAACCTGCGGGGCGATTTATTTGGTGGGTTGACAGCGGCGATCGTAGCATTACCTTTGGCGCTAGCATTTGGGGTTTCCTCTGGCGCAGGAGCGATCGCAGGACTGTATGGCGCAATGTTTGTCGGCTTTTTCGCTGCCTTGTTTGGTGGCACTCCCGCCCAAGTTTCAGGGCCTACAGGCCCGATGACAGTAGTTATTACTACCGTCATTGCGGCGCTAGTAGCACGCAACCCCGAAACTGGGTTAACGCTAGCATTTACCGTGATCATTTTGGGTGGGGCTTTCCAAATTTTATTCGGTGTGCTGCGTTTGGGACAGTACATTACTTTAATGCCCTATACCGTAATTTCTGGCTTCATGTCAGGGATTGGGGTAATTATTATTTTTCTAGAAATTCCCCCACTGCTGGGCTATGAAAGTACAGGCGGAGTTTGGGGTACGCTGCGACAATTACCAACTTATCTCAGCCAGCCAAACCTTGTAGCAGCAGGATTGGGATTGTTAACATTGGCGATCGTCTTTACCGCCCCAGCTAAACTAAATCGCATCATACCCTCGCCGCTGATAGCGTTGGTGGTGGTGACTCTCATCTCTGTGGTGTTTTTTGGCAAGGCAGATGTCCCCAGAATTGGCGAAATTCCCACAGGATTGCCCAGATTGCGAATGCCTGCATTTAGCCCCCGTGAGTTAACAGAGATGTTTCGCTATGGGTTAATGTTGGGAGTGCTAGGTGCGATCGACTCCTTATTAACCTCCCTAGTCGCAGACAGCATCACCCGCACCCAACATGACTCCGACAAAGAGTTGATTGGACAAGGAATTGGCAACTGTATATCTGGTTTATTTGGCGGCTTACCAGGCGCAGGAGCTACCATGCGAACAGTAGTGAATGTGCAAGCTGGGGGCAAAACACCCTTATCTGGCATGATTCACGCACTGGTGTTGCTGTTAGTAGTCCTCTGGGCAGGGCCATTAACAATGGTAATTCCCCATGCTGTACTGGCGGGTTTATTGTTCAAAGTCGGCATTGACATTATTGATTGGGGATTTATTAAGCGTGCCCATCACCTATCTTTTAAAGGCACAGGCTTAATGTATTTAGTGCTAGTGCTAACAGTATTTGTGGATTTAATTACCGCAGTAGTAGTCGGGGTATTTATTGCTAATATGTTGACCATTAAACGCTTGACAGATGTGCAAAGCAATTATGTTCAAGCTATCACTGAACCAACACAATCTCATAATTTAATTCCGGGTGAAAAAGAAATTTTGAGCCAAGCAGAAGGAGATATTTTACTATTTCAACTGGGTGGTTCTTTGAGCTTTGGAGCCGCTAAAATTATCGCCCAGCGAATTACAATTATCAAAGATTATCGAGCCTTAGTATTGGATTTAACCGATGTGCCTTCTATTGGTGTTACAGCAGCTTTGGCTGTAGAAACAATAGTGGAAGATGCCATCAAACGTCAACGCCATGTTTGGATTGTGGTTAATTCTGCACAAGTTAAACGTCGGCTTGAAACCCTGAAGTTACAGAGATTTTGCTCCCATATTGATTCATCTAAAATTGAAGATGGGCTAACCCAATCGCCGCAAATTAGGATTACAGAAAACCGTTTTCTGGCGCTGCAATCTGCATTAGCCATCGTTCAACCCCAAGGAATTTTAATCACATAA
- the psbA gene encoding photosystem II q(b) protein, with product MSTSVVKPTGDRLWNRFCNWITSTENRLYIGWFGVLLIPTMLTAAIVFIIAFIAAPPVDLDGIREPVSGSLLYGNNIMTATIVPTSAAIGLHLYPMWEAASLDEWLYNGGPYQLIVLHFLIAIFAYMGREWELSYRLGMRPWIPVAFSAPVAAATAVLLVYPIGQGSFSDGLMLGVSGTFNFMIVFQAEHNILMHPFHQIGVIGVFGGALFSAMHGSLVTSSLIRETSENESANYGYKFGQEEETYNIVAAHGYFGRLIFQYASFNNARSLHFVLAAWPVIGIWFAALGISSMAFNLNGFNFNQSVLDAEGRGINTWADIINRANLGIEVMHERNAHNFPLDLASVDTQPVALSAPAING from the coding sequence ATGTCAACTTCTGTAGTCAAACCTACAGGCGATCGCCTGTGGAATCGTTTCTGCAATTGGATTACCAGTACCGAAAATCGGCTATATATTGGCTGGTTTGGCGTGTTGTTGATTCCGACGATGCTAACAGCTGCGATCGTATTTATCATCGCCTTCATTGCCGCACCTCCAGTAGATTTAGATGGAATTAGAGAACCTGTTTCTGGTTCCTTGCTGTACGGCAATAATATTATGACAGCAACGATCGTCCCAACTTCAGCCGCGATTGGCTTGCACTTATACCCGATGTGGGAAGCGGCTTCTCTGGATGAATGGCTGTACAATGGTGGCCCATATCAATTAATTGTCCTGCACTTTTTAATTGCAATTTTTGCTTACATGGGTCGGGAATGGGAGTTAAGCTATCGTTTAGGAATGCGTCCTTGGATTCCTGTCGCTTTCTCTGCACCTGTAGCGGCTGCAACTGCGGTTTTGTTGGTTTATCCGATCGGACAAGGCAGTTTTTCTGATGGTCTGATGTTGGGAGTTTCTGGTACTTTCAACTTTATGATTGTGTTCCAAGCTGAACATAATATTTTGATGCACCCATTCCATCAAATAGGTGTAATTGGTGTGTTCGGTGGGGCGCTATTTTCGGCGATGCACGGTTCTTTGGTAACTTCTAGTTTGATTCGGGAAACAAGTGAGAACGAATCTGCTAATTATGGTTACAAATTTGGGCAAGAGGAAGAAACTTACAACATCGTGGCTGCTCATGGTTACTTTGGTCGTTTGATCTTCCAATATGCTAGTTTTAACAATGCGCGATCGCTCCATTTTGTCCTCGCCGCTTGGCCTGTTATTGGCATTTGGTTCGCAGCTTTGGGTATTTCTTCAATGGCGTTTAACCTAAATGGTTTTAATTTCAACCAATCAGTTCTTGATGCTGAAGGTCGAGGAATTAATACCTGGGCTGATATTATTAACCGCGCTAATTTGGGTATTGAGGTAATGCACGAGCGCAACGCTCACAATTTCCCTCTGGATTTGGCTTCTGTTGATACGCAACCTGTGGCTTTGTCTGCGCCTGCGATTAATGGTTGA
- a CDS encoding ABC exporter membrane fusion protein, whose amino-acid sequence MLVDSGEPKSGLGFLEKFFPKNTLVMATAATLLVSGTSAYTIWRFQSSESQASQVPAVVVPQIKVVTALGRLEPQGEVLTVSAPVSAEGSRVEQLLVKQGDRVKAGQEIAILDSRDRLAASLLQAQEQVKVAQANLEKVLAGAKKGEVEAQKATIARISAERENEITAQKATIARINAERESEIAAQKATIARINAERESEIAAQKATIVRLEAELRNAQTEYKRYELLYKDGAISASAKDSKSLTLAAAQARVKEAQANLNKIEASKFEQLKEAEANLTKITSAKAEQLKEAEANLTKITAGKQEQENEAKATLERIAEVRPVDVQIAKAEVSQAQAAVKRAKANLETAYVRSPIDAQILKVHTNAGELINNEGIVELGETDKMYAVAEVYESDINKVKLGQKVRIKSASLTEELPGTVEQIGLQVKKQNVVNTDPSANIDNRVIEVRIRLDDTASKKVAGLTNLQVNVEIEL is encoded by the coding sequence ATGCTCGTAGATTCGGGTGAACCCAAGTCAGGGTTAGGCTTTCTAGAAAAATTCTTCCCTAAAAATACTTTGGTAATGGCGACAGCCGCCACTCTATTAGTCAGTGGAACTAGTGCTTACACAATTTGGCGGTTTCAATCTTCTGAATCGCAAGCTTCCCAAGTTCCAGCGGTAGTAGTTCCCCAAATCAAAGTGGTGACAGCTTTGGGACGTTTGGAACCCCAGGGGGAAGTTTTGACGGTTTCTGCGCCTGTGTCGGCGGAAGGTAGCCGGGTTGAGCAATTGTTAGTGAAACAGGGCGACAGAGTGAAGGCGGGACAGGAGATTGCGATTTTGGATAGCCGCGATCGCCTAGCGGCATCTTTACTGCAAGCACAAGAGCAAGTAAAAGTAGCTCAAGCTAATTTAGAGAAAGTGCTAGCGGGAGCGAAAAAAGGCGAAGTTGAAGCCCAAAAAGCCACAATTGCCCGGATTTCAGCCGAAAGAGAGAATGAGATAACTGCACAAAAGGCGACAATTGCCCGAATTAACGCGGAACGGGAGAGCGAAATTGCCGCACAAAAGGCAACAATTGCGCGAATTAATGCCGAAAGAGAGAGCGAAATTGCTGCACAAAAAGCCACAATTGTGCGATTAGAAGCAGAACTTCGCAATGCTCAAACCGAATATAAACGTTATGAATTGTTATATAAAGATGGGGCAATTTCGGCTTCTGCTAAAGATAGTAAAAGTTTAACATTAGCTGCGGCCCAAGCGAGAGTCAAAGAAGCGCAAGCTAATTTAAATAAAATAGAAGCATCGAAGTTTGAGCAATTAAAAGAAGCGGAAGCTAACTTAACTAAAATTACTTCTGCAAAAGCGGAACAATTAAAGGAAGCCGAAGCTAATTTAACCAAAATTACTGCGGGAAAACAAGAACAAGAGAATGAAGCGAAAGCGACATTAGAAAGAATTGCCGAAGTTCGCCCAGTAGATGTGCAAATTGCCAAAGCAGAAGTTAGTCAAGCCCAAGCAGCAGTAAAAAGGGCAAAGGCAAATTTAGAGACTGCTTATGTGCGATCGCCTATTGATGCCCAAATATTAAAAGTTCACACAAACGCCGGGGAATTAATTAATAATGAAGGCATTGTAGAACTGGGAGAAACCGATAAAATGTATGCAGTTGCCGAAGTTTACGAAAGCGACATTAACAAAGTCAAACTTGGGCAAAAAGTGCGAATTAAAAGTGCTTCCCTAACCGAAGAATTACCCGGAACAGTCGAACAAATTGGCTTACAAGTCAAAAAACAAAACGTAGTTAACACCGATCCCTCAGCAAATATCGATAACCGCGTTATAGAAGTCAGAATTCGTCTTGATGACACAGCCAGTAAAAAAGTAGCTGGACTAACTAACTTACAAGTAAACGTAGAGATTGAATTATAA
- the hemN gene encoding oxygen-independent coproporphyrinogen III oxidase gives MTFSLQDVSFDFDLIKKYDNPTPRYTSYPPANELRKDFTELDYRQAIEASNYRHTPLSLYFHLPFCQTACYFCGCNVVVSNNKRIAENYLDFLAKEIEMTSNLIDSRRKVLQLHWGGGTPNYLSLEQVDLLWENINRHFDIDSKAEISIEVNPRYIDRNYIFFLKSLGFNRISFGIQDFNPQVQEAVNRVQPEKMLFEAMEWIKDAGFESVNVDLIYGLPFQSLQTFEDTIAKTIKLDPDRIAVFNFAYVPWMKPVQKNIPEAALPKAQEKLEIWQMTIQEITDNGYVFIGMDHFAKPNDELAIAQQQKSLKRNFQGYTTKPEIDLFGFGATSISMLEDTLAQNHKTLKEYYQAIETGCLPVSQGFKLSRADILRRDAIMQIMSNFQLDKAEIEAKYHIDFNTYFAPELQALKPLEKDGLVELFSNRIEITSIGRLLVRNIAVIFDTYAKPRTENLFSRAI, from the coding sequence AATTAAAAAATATGATAATCCCACTCCCAGATACACTAGTTATCCACCTGCAAATGAGTTAAGAAAAGATTTTACGGAGTTAGATTATCGTCAAGCAATTGAGGCTTCTAATTATCGTCATACGCCTTTATCCTTGTATTTTCATTTGCCTTTCTGTCAAACAGCTTGTTATTTTTGTGGTTGCAATGTAGTTGTTTCCAATAACAAAAGAATTGCGGAAAATTATCTAGATTTTTTAGCCAAAGAAATTGAAATGACCTCGAATTTAATTGATTCGCGGCGGAAAGTTTTACAATTGCATTGGGGTGGGGGAACACCAAATTATTTATCTTTGGAACAGGTAGATTTGCTTTGGGAAAATATCAATCGTCATTTTGATATTGACTCTAAGGCAGAAATTTCGATCGAAGTTAATCCTAGATATATAGACAGAAATTACATTTTCTTCTTAAAATCACTAGGGTTTAACAGAATTAGTTTTGGCATTCAAGATTTTAATCCTCAAGTACAAGAAGCGGTGAATCGGGTACAACCAGAAAAAATGCTTTTTGAAGCGATGGAATGGATTAAAGATGCGGGTTTTGAAAGTGTGAATGTTGACTTAATTTATGGTTTACCTTTCCAAAGTTTGCAAACATTTGAAGACACCATTGCTAAGACAATTAAACTAGATCCCGATCGCATTGCGGTGTTTAATTTTGCTTATGTTCCCTGGATGAAACCTGTACAAAAAAATATCCCGGAAGCTGCGTTACCGAAAGCGCAGGAAAAGTTGGAAATTTGGCAAATGACGATTCAAGAGATTACTGATAATGGTTATGTATTTATCGGGATGGATCACTTTGCTAAGCCGAATGATGAATTAGCGATCGCGCAACAACAAAAATCTTTAAAACGCAACTTCCAAGGTTATACAACTAAACCAGAAATCGATCTTTTCGGTTTTGGTGCAACTTCAATTAGTATGTTGGAAGATACTTTGGCGCAAAATCATAAAACATTGAAAGAATATTACCAAGCAATTGAAACTGGTTGTTTACCTGTAAGTCAAGGCTTTAAACTCAGTCGCGCTGATATTTTACGCCGCGATGCGATCATGCAAATTATGTCTAACTTCCAGTTGGATAAAGCAGAAATCGAAGCCAAATATCATATCGATTTTAATACTTATTTTGCGCCAGAGTTACAAGCATTAAAACCGTTAGAAAAGGATGGTTTAGTTGAGTTATTTAGTAATCGAATTGAGATTACCTCGATAGGAAGGTTATTAGTAAGAAACATCGCTGTCATTTTTGATACCTACGCTAAACCAAGAACAGAAAATTTGTTTTCTAGGGCGATTTAA
- the hemJ gene encoding protoporphyrinogen oxidase HemJ, with protein sequence MAYLWFKTFHIIGIVVWFAGLFYIVRLFVYHAEAEEKPEPAKTILKQQYEIMEKRLYKIITTPGMVVTASMAIAILFTEPEVLKSPWLHFKLLLVAALIGYHFYCGRIMKQLAAGTSTWKSEQFRILNEVPTVLLLAIVLLAVFKQSLPVNSAIASLVALTLVIVAIYKIYAKIRQQNESKMDLATKS encoded by the coding sequence ATGGCTTATCTTTGGTTTAAAACATTTCACATAATAGGAATTGTTGTTTGGTTTGCTGGGTTATTTTATATAGTGCGTTTGTTTGTTTACCATGCTGAAGCAGAGGAAAAACCCGAACCTGCAAAAACAATTCTCAAGCAACAATATGAAATCATGGAGAAACGCCTTTACAAAATTATTACTACACCGGGAATGGTAGTAACAGCATCAATGGCGATCGCAATTCTCTTCACAGAACCCGAAGTTTTAAAAAGTCCTTGGCTACATTTTAAATTACTTTTAGTCGCCGCTTTAATTGGTTATCATTTTTACTGCGGTCGAATTATGAAACAATTAGCCGCCGGAACATCTACTTGGAAAAGCGAACAATTTCGGATATTAAATGAAGTTCCGACTGTTTTGTTATTGGCGATCGTTTTGTTAGCGGTTTTCAAACAAAGCTTACCAGTAAATTCAGCTATTGCTAGCCTTGTGGCGTTAACTTTGGTAATTGTGGCGATTTATAAAATTTATGCCAAAATTCGCCAACAAAATGAAAGTAAGATGGATTTAGCAACTAAGTCTTAG
- the devC gene encoding ABC transporter permease DevC, with the protein MIGFIQQIRRRTPLGWLQLAKQKSRLIVAISGVAFADVLIMMQLGFQTALYDSNTRLHQDLNADLVLINPQGRNLINISTFPRRRLYQAMSVEGVKSADPLYVNIANWKNPETQKETNILVLGFNPNKPAFDLPELQQNLHLIKMPDTMLFDRAARGTYQETIAKISQGQTVNTELERRTINISGLYQVGASFAADGSLMTSDQNFLMLFPRKSASSVNIGLIELQPGYDPQQVATSLKAYLPSDVKVLTKQEFVEFEKNYWSTNTAIGFVFSLGVTMGFLVGVIIVYQVLSTDVNDHIGEYATFKAMGYSHAYFLGVVFEEAVILAILGFIPGVAVSLGMYRLTRIATNLPMYMTIARALQVLILTMIMCAISGVIATRKLQAADPADMF; encoded by the coding sequence ATGATTGGTTTCATCCAACAAATCCGCCGCCGCACTCCTTTAGGTTGGTTACAATTAGCCAAACAAAAAAGCCGTTTAATTGTAGCAATTTCAGGAGTAGCTTTTGCCGATGTTTTAATCATGATGCAGTTAGGTTTTCAAACAGCATTGTACGATAGTAACACCAGATTGCATCAAGACTTAAATGCTGATTTAGTATTAATCAATCCCCAAGGTCGAAATTTAATTAATATTTCTACTTTTCCCCGCCGACGTTTGTATCAAGCAATGAGTGTCGAGGGAGTAAAATCAGCCGATCCTTTATATGTAAATATTGCTAATTGGAAAAATCCCGAAACTCAAAAAGAAACCAACATTTTGGTATTAGGATTTAATCCAAACAAGCCTGCTTTTGATTTACCAGAATTGCAGCAGAATTTGCATCTAATTAAAATGCCAGATACGATGTTGTTCGATCGAGCGGCGCGAGGAACATATCAAGAAACAATTGCTAAAATTTCCCAAGGTCAAACAGTTAACACTGAGTTAGAAAGACGCACTATTAACATCAGTGGATTATATCAAGTTGGCGCTTCTTTTGCTGCTGATGGCAGTTTGATGACCAGCGATCAAAACTTTTTGATGTTGTTTCCCAGAAAATCAGCTTCTAGCGTTAACATTGGCTTAATTGAATTACAGCCAGGATACGATCCTCAGCAAGTTGCCACATCTTTAAAAGCTTATTTGCCGAGTGATGTCAAAGTGTTAACGAAGCAAGAGTTTGTCGAATTTGAAAAGAATTATTGGTCTACAAATACTGCGATCGGTTTTGTATTTAGTTTAGGCGTAACAATGGGATTTTTGGTAGGGGTAATTATTGTCTATCAAGTCCTGTCAACTGATGTTAACGATCATATTGGAGAATACGCCACTTTTAAAGCAATGGGATACAGTCATGCTTACTTTTTAGGTGTGGTATTTGAAGAAGCGGTAATATTAGCAATTCTGGGATTTATTCCTGGGGTAGCTGTGTCTTTGGGAATGTATCGCTTAACCCGAATTGCGACTAATTTACCAATGTATATGACCATTGCTAGAGCTTTGCAAGTGCTAATTTTAACAATGATTATGTGTGCTATTTCTGGCGTAATTGCTACTCGGAAATTGCAAGCTGCCGATCCTGCTGATATGTTCTAA
- a CDS encoding DevA family ABC transporter ATP-binding protein, with the protein MFKSPVIDIKNLDHFFGQGQLRKQVLFDVSLEIQAGEVIILTGPSGSGKTTLLTLIGGLRSVSHGSLKVLNKELCNASAKELVEARRRIGYIFQAHNLHKSLTAQQNVQMGLELHREYSVAEMRSKSAEMLEVVGLGNRINYYPEDLSGGQKQRVAIARALVSHPKIVLADEPTAALDKKSGRDVVNLMQKLAKEQGCTILMVTHDNRILDIADRIVHMEDGQLSNANLQLVTAG; encoded by the coding sequence ATGTTTAAATCACCAGTAATTGATATCAAAAATCTCGATCATTTCTTCGGTCAAGGTCAACTGAGAAAACAGGTACTTTTTGATGTTAGTTTGGAAATTCAAGCGGGAGAAGTTATCATTTTAACAGGCCCTTCTGGATCGGGAAAAACTACTCTTTTAACTTTAATTGGTGGACTACGTTCTGTTAGTCATGGTAGTCTGAAAGTGTTAAATAAAGAGTTGTGTAATGCTTCGGCAAAAGAGTTAGTTGAAGCGCGTCGTCGCATTGGTTATATTTTCCAAGCACACAATTTACATAAGAGTTTAACGGCGCAACAAAATGTACAAATGGGATTGGAATTACATCGGGAATATTCGGTGGCGGAAATGCGATCGAAATCCGCTGAAATGTTAGAAGTTGTAGGGTTGGGAAATCGGATTAATTACTACCCGGAGGATTTATCTGGGGGACAAAAACAACGGGTAGCAATTGCGCGGGCTTTAGTCAGTCATCCGAAGATTGTTTTGGCTGATGAACCGACTGCTGCTTTAGATAAAAAGTCGGGTCGAGATGTGGTGAATTTGATGCAAAAGTTGGCTAAGGAACAGGGTTGTACTATCTTGATGGTGACTCATGATAATCGGATTTTGGATATTGCCGATCGCATTGTTCACATGGAGGATGGACAGTTATCTAATGCTAATTTGCAGTTAGTAACTGCTGGGTAG
- a CDS encoding DUF1361 domain-containing protein codes for MISTLISQIDSAWQLFLKNTDWMAWNLFLALIPLALSIILFILPRFSDFQSNLKSLIWGIGFLVFMAFLPNAPYVLTDLIHLIENIKENDSIWMISLVLIPQYFLFTLIGLLAYVLSVINLAKFLKTQGWPQNQIIIVEFVIHALSAIGVYLGRFLRFNSWHIITELPDLINSVIYDLTAKRSIVIISLMFIVLTILYWAIKQIILGIMLKIPKKKHFFDII; via the coding sequence ATGATTTCCACACTGATTAGTCAAATTGATTCCGCGTGGCAACTTTTCTTAAAAAACACTGATTGGATGGCCTGGAATTTGTTTTTAGCTTTAATTCCCTTAGCCTTAAGTATAATTCTCTTTATTTTACCTAGATTTTCAGATTTCCAATCCAATTTAAAATCCTTGATTTGGGGTATAGGATTTCTGGTATTTATGGCTTTTTTACCTAACGCTCCTTATGTTTTAACTGATTTAATCCATTTAATCGAAAACATTAAAGAAAACGATTCAATATGGATGATTTCTTTAGTATTAATTCCTCAATATTTTTTGTTTACGTTAATTGGTTTGTTGGCTTATGTGTTATCTGTAATTAACTTAGCTAAATTCTTAAAAACTCAAGGTTGGCCACAAAACCAAATTATTATTGTTGAATTCGTAATTCATGCCCTTTCTGCAATCGGAGTTTATTTAGGCAGATTTCTCCGTTTCAACAGTTGGCATATCATTACTGAATTACCAGATTTAATTAATAGTGTTATATATGATTTAACTGCTAAAAGATCGATCGTGATTATAAGTCTTATGTTTATAGTTCTGACAATTTTGTACTGGGCAATAAAACAAATAATTTTAGGAATTATGCTAAAAATTCCCAAAAAGAAACATTTTTTCGATATAATTTAG